DNA from Musa acuminata AAA Group cultivar baxijiao chromosome BXJ1-5, Cavendish_Baxijiao_AAA, whole genome shotgun sequence:
GACGACCTCTGAatattatttcaatatttacagaatATTAACAGAATTATGAACAGCTTCTAATCTCCTCCTATCCTTATGGCGTCAATCTTCTCGAGGGCTTTCACAACATCGTTCATGGTTGGTCGGAGCTTATGCTCCTTCTCGATACATGCTTCGATGATTCGGGCCAGTCGAGAAGCGGCCGCCGAAGGATACTCCCCATTGAGTTTTGGGTCCATTAGACTCGCTAGCTCTTTGGCATCCGATGAGAGATGAGGCTTGGCGAACTGTGCCAAGTGGCGTTCAGCGCACGGTCGATCAGGATCGAACACCTTCCGACCAGTGAGCATCTGCAGCAACACCATCCCGAATGCATACACGTCCGTCTTCGCGTCCAGATGACCTGATTGATCAAGGAGACACTCACTCATATTAAATGGCGGCGAGTAACATGTAATATGCTAGATATCTTGcatgatatgtatatatgtattgtgCGTACCAGTGGTGTTGCACTGGGGGTCCAAATATCCAGGTGTGCCCAAGACATGCGTTGAGACACGACCCCGCTTACCGGTCCGGCCCTTCAATGACAATGACCAACCCAAGCCGGATAGCTTTGGGTTGAAGTCCTGCAAGGGAACAAAGATTGAGGTGAGAACACCCCATTTTTAACAGAGAAATTAGATTGTTGTCCAAAGCGTGCGTAAAAGAGAAGATCACATACGGAGTCAAGCAGGATGACCGAGGGCTTCACGTCCCGATGGATGATGCGCTTGTTCGATTTATGTAGAAAACGAAGACATCGAGCAGCACCGATTGCTATTTTAATTCTCAGCTTCCACGAGAGGGGTGGCTTCCCTTCTGTTGAAGAAGATGATCCTGTCAGATGATTTCTCTTTGGCGCGGATATCAGAATACAGTATAATACTCACTCTCAAGAAGATGATCCTGTAAGCTCCCGTTAGCCATGAACTCGTAGACGAGATGGAACGCGGCGTTCTCTTCCTTGCAGTAGCCCAGCAGCCTGATGAGGTTGGGATGCGACAGCTTCCGCAAAACGTTCATCTCGTTCTGCGCACCCCCCAAGAAACAGGAAACAAAAGAAATTAATTAAGCACACAAATCAGAAGTAGAATATTAAATC
Protein-coding regions in this window:
- the LOC135673908 gene encoding probable serine/threonine-protein kinase PIX13, translating into MGSLLCSRVENAFLGIFRRSKRLQVEKPARSGLGLGVETAAGTGGTGVEVDANPDLETFPLSQLKRATRNFSHGNIVGEGEFAVVYKGRMDDKFVAVKTWKLNTNQGLQEWVNEMNVLRKLSHPNLIRLLGYCKEENAAFHLVYEFMANGSLQDHLLEKGKPPLSWKLRIKIAIGAARCLRFLHKSNKRIIHRDVKPSVILLDSDFNPKLSGLGWSLSLKGRTGKRGRVSTHVLGTPGYLDPQCNTTGHLDAKTDVYAFGMVLLQMLTGRKVFDPDRPCAERHLAQFAKPHLSSDAKELASLMDPKLNGEYPSAAASRLARIIEACIEKEHKLRPTMNDVVKALEKIDAIRIGGD